From the Euphorbia lathyris chromosome 6, ddEupLath1.1, whole genome shotgun sequence genome, one window contains:
- the LOC136231872 gene encoding ammonium transporter 1 member 3-like, with translation MDMEVSWEQSVADSINTIYLLFSAYLVFIMQLGFAMLCAGSVRAKNAMNIMLTNVVDAVVGSISYYLFGFAFAFGLSSNSNPFIGTAFFALKDIPNSTYDYTFFLYQCAFAIAVAGITSGSIAERTQFSAYLVFSFFLTGFVYPIVAHWVWSSTGWLSPTSTHLLFGSGAIDFAGSGVVHLVGGIAGLWGSFIEGPRIGRFDAFGNPVPMRGHNATLVVLGTFLLWFGWFGFNPGSFLKILVPYPNTTNQGNWTAIGRTAVTTTLAGSSSGIVTLFSRRLLIGHWDPLDVCNGMLGGFVAITSGCAVVEPWAAIVCGFGSAWVLIGLNIVALKLKFDDPLEATQLHGGCGAWGLIFTGLFAKEEFVIQAYNSGESVVRPYGVFLGGGWGLIGSQVVEVLAIVFWVSITMGPLFFLLHKLRLLRISVDEEIAGLDISSHGGYAYVAHPEENQTQFYADYVRLQAQNQ, from the coding sequence ATGGACATGGAGGTTTCATGGGAACAAAGTGTAGCAGACTCTATCAACACAATTTACCTTTTATTCTCAGCTTATTTAGTCTTTATTATGCAACTTGGTTTTGCCATGTTATGTGCTGGTTCTGTTAGGGCCAAAAATGCTATGAATATTATGCTCACTAATGTTGTTGATGCTGTAGTTGGTAGCATCTCTTATTACCTCTTTGGCTTTGCTTTTGCTTTTGGTCTTAGCTCCAATTCTAATCCCTTTATTGGTACTGCTTTCTTTGCTCTCAAAGACATTCCTAATTCTACTTATGATTATACTTTCTTTCTATATCAATGTGCTTTTGCTATAGCTGTTGCTGGAATTACCAGTGGCTCAATAGCTGAAAGAACCCAGTTCAGTGCTTATCTTGTATTCTCTTTTTTCCTTACTGGCTTTGTTTACCCTATTGTCGCTCACTGGGTTTGGTCATCAACTGGCTGGCTCAGTCCGACTTCAACCCACTTATTGTTCGGCTCTGGTGCTATTGACTTTGCTGGGAGTGGTGTCGTTCATTTGGTCGGTGGAATTGCTGGTCTTTGGGGCTCTTTCATTGAAGGACCAAGGATTGGTAGGTTTGATGCATTTGGAAACCCTGTGCCCATGCGCGGCCATAATGCTACTTTAGTCGTGCTCGGTACATTCTTGTTATGGTTTGGTTGGTTTGGTTTTAACCCTGGTTCTTTCCTAAAGATTCTTGTACCCTACCCTAATACAACTAATCAAGGTAACTGGACTGCCATTGGCCGAACCGCCGTCACAACTACTTTGGCTGGTTCCAGTTCCGGAATTGTAACACTGTTCAGCCGGAGATTACTGATAGGCCATTGGGATCCATTAGATGTATGCAATGGAATGCTTGGTGGGTTTGTTGCAATAACATCAGGTTGTGCTGTGGTTGAGCCATGGGCTGCTATCGTGTGTGGGTTCGGCTCGGCCTGGGTCCTGATCGGTCTAAATATTGTAGCCCTGAAATTGAAATTTGATGACCCGTTAGAGGCGACTCAACTTCATGGTGGGTGTGGTGCCTGGGGATTGATATTCACAGGGTTGTTTGCTAAGGAAGAGTTTGTGATTCAGGCTTATAATTCAGGTGAGAGTGTAGTGAGACCATATGGGGTGTTCTTGGGTGGGGGTTGGGGTCTGATTGGGTCTCAAGTAGTTGAGGTTTTAGCTATTGTTTTCTGGGTCAGTATAACTATGGGACCTCTTTTCTTTTTACTTCATAAGCTTAGGCTACTCAGGATATCAGTAGATGAAGAAATTGCAGGCCTTGATATCTCTAGTCATGGAGGCTATGCTTATGTCGCTCATCCGGAAGAAAATCAAACTCAGTTTTACGCCGACTATGTGCGACTGCAAGCTCAGAATCAATGA
- the LOC136231871 gene encoding non-specific phospholipase C1 gives MACGRLFLTFLLFLYLIVSSHSLNFENLHRKHKTKIQGPIKTLVVLVMENRSFDHVLGWLKSTRPDIDGLTGKESNKVSVSDPDSPEVFVTDDALFVDWDPGHSFQAIREQIFGSNETVGKQPLMNGFAQQAERMEENKSRTVMSGFKPGRVPVYTALVNEFAVFDRWFASVPASTQPNRFYIHSATSHGAMSNVRKDLIHGFPQKTIFDSLDENGLTFGIYYQNIPATLFYKSLRKLKHVLKFHKYELKFKRHARLGQLPNYVVVEQRYFDVDLSPANDDHPSHDVARGQKFVKEVYETLRASPQWKEMAILITYDEHGGFYDHVATPVTGVPNPDGIIGPDPYYFRFDRLGVRVPTLLVSPWIEKRTVIHKAVGPTPYSQFEHSSVPATVKKLFNLNSNFLTKRDSWAATFENYFYIRDNPRDDCPETLPEVEMSLRPRGADEDARLSEFQVEMIQLASQLNGDYVLNSYPDMGKSMKVGEANRYAEDSVKRFLEAGRAALRAGANESAIVTTRPSLTSRIHDNLVKAY, from the exons ATGGCTTGCGGCCGGCTTTTCCTCACCTTTTTGTTGTTTCTCTACTTAATTGTTTCTTCCCACTCTCTGAACTTCGAAAATTTGCACAGAAAACACAAAACCAAAATCCAAGGACCCATTAAAACCCTTGTAGTTCTAGTCATGGAGAATCGCTCTTTTGACCATGTTCTTGGCTGGCTCAAGTCTACCCGACCCGATATCGATGGTCTCACCGGAAAAGAATCTAACAAGGTCTCTGTTTCCGATCCTGACTCCCCTGAAGTCTTCGTCACCGACGATGCTTTATTCGTTGACTGGGATCCTGGCCACTCGTTTCAAGCGATCCGAGAACAGATATTCGGGTCGAACGAAACCGTAGGTAAGCAGCCTTTGATGAACGGGTTCGCTCAGCAAGCAGAGAGAATGGAAGAAAACAAGTCGAGAACTGTCATGAGCGGGTTCAAACCGGGTCGGGTACCGGTTTACACAGCGTTAGTTAACGAATTTGCTGTTTTCGACCGGTGGTTCGCGTCGGTGCCGGCGTCAACTCAGCCGAACCGATTCTACATCCACTCGGCGACATCGCACGGAGCTATGAGCAACGTAAGGAAAGATCTAATTCATGGATTTCCGCAGAAAACGATATTCGACTCCCTAGACGAAAATGGCCTTACATTTGGAATTTATTACCAAAATATCCCCGCCACGCTTTTCTACAAGTCTCTCAGAAAATTGAAGCACGTACTGAAATTCCACAAGTATGAATTGAAGTTCAAACGGCATGCGAGGTTAGGGCAATTGCCGAATTATGTGGTGGTGGAACAGCGATATTTCGACGTCGACCTTTCTCCGGCAAACGACGACCACCCGTCGCATGACGTGGCGCGTGGACAGAAGTTTGTGAAGGAAGTGTATGAGACTCTGAGAGCGAGTCCGCAGTGGAAAGAAATGGCGATTTTGATTACTTATGATGAGCATGGCGGGTTTTATGATCACGTGGCTACACCTGTTACTGGCGTGCCGAATCCGGATGGAATTATCGGGCCTGACCCGTATTATTTCCGGTTCGACAGGTTGGGTGTTAGGGTTCCTACCCTCTTGGTTTCACCTTGGATTGAGAAGAGGACTG TTATCCACAAGGCTGTTGGACCAACACCATATTCACAATTCGAGCACTCATCTGTTCCTGCAACTGTAAAGAAGCTTTTCAACCTCAACTCCAACTTCCTAACAAAAAGAGACTCATGGGCTGCTACTTTCGAGAATTACTTTTACATTCGCGACAATCCACGCGATGATTGTCCAG AAACTCTGCCAGAAGTAGAGATGTCATTGAGGCCAAGAGGAGCAGATGAGGATGCGAGGCTATCGGAGTTTCAAGTTGAAATGATCCAGCTAGCGTCACAGCTGAACGGGGATTATGTGTTGAATAGTTATCCAGATATGGGGAAAAGCATGAAAGTGGGGGAAGCAAACAGATATGCTGAGGATTCAGTAAAGAGGTTCTTAGAAGCTGGAAGGGCTGCTCTTAGAGCTGGAGCTAATGAATCTGCAATTGTTACAACGAGACCTTCCCTTACGAGCAGGATCCATGATAACTTAGTAAAAGCTTATTAG
- the LOC136231873 gene encoding E3 ubiquitin-protein ligase AIRP2 has translation MGKLSFKDSLKALQADIHHANTLALDYPSETDGARLQMRLSYSPAAQFFLFLVQWTDCHLAGALGLLRILIYKTYADGKTTMSVFERRASLRDFYGVIFPSLLQLQRGITDLEDKKQKEMCNIRYRRKDELERGKLSEVDIEREEECGICMENNSKVVLPHCCHSLCLKCYQDWNTRSQSCPFCRDSLQRVDVDDLWIYTDKSDTVDLSIIFRENSKRLFMYIDKLPLIIPDHVIIPYDCHVR, from the exons ATGGGAAAGTTGTCTTTTAAGGATTCTCTCAAAGCACTCCAAGCTGATATCCATCACGCCAATACTCT GGCTTTAGATTATCCAAGCGAAACTGATGGAGCTCGTCTTCAGATGAGACTATCATATAGTCCAGCCGctcaattttttctttttcttgttcaatGGACAGATTGTCACCTTGCTGGTGCACTTGGTTTGCTTAGAATTCTAATTTACAAG ACTTATGCTGATGGAAAGACAACCATGTCTGTATTCGAAAGGAGAGCTAGCCTTAGAGATTTTTATG GTGTCATATTTCCGTCACTCTTGCAACTTCAAAGAGGGATTACCGATTTAGAAGATAAAAAGCAGAAGGAGATGTGTAATATCAGATACAGAAGAAAAGATGAGTTAGAGAGGGGAAAACTCTCGGAAGTTGACATAGAAAGAGAAGAGGAGTGTGGGATTTGTATGGAGAATAACAGCAAGGTCGTTTTGCCCCATTGCTGCCATTCTTTGTGTTTGAAGTGCTATCAAGATTG GAACACACGGTCTCAATCTTGTCCTTTCTGTCGAGATAGTCTACAAAGAGTCGATGTCGATGACCTTTGGATCTATACAGATAAGTCTGATACTGTTGATTTATCCATAATATTTAGAGAGAATTCTAAGAGGCTCTTCATGTACATTGATAAGTTGCCTCTTATTATTCCTGATCATGTAATTATTCCGTATGATTGTCATGTTAGATGA